Below is a window of Macadamia integrifolia cultivar HAES 741 chromosome 8, SCU_Mint_v3, whole genome shotgun sequence DNA.
AGTATGTAAACCCCTAGGATGGTGGTGAGCAGATCAGGTTCTTGTACGGGATTGATCCACACACATAGAATCCACCACAGGATTTGAGTGGGAAAATTCTATAGTGGATTCTATCTATGTGAATCAGActgtacgagaacctgatccacgcTCCCTCTATGGGAGTAGAAAAACCTACCCTTTTtcaccctctcttcttttctcctttcaaGGCAGGGAAAAAAAGACTAGTGCTATGctgattcttctattgatttcACTAGccctttttgttcttcttctttgtcttctgaCGTGAATATATTTGGATCATTTTACTAGTGATCTCCTCTGCACCTgttgaaataaaagaaaggtgGAGAGCTCAAGACAATGGCCCATGTTACTTACCCCGGAAGGGGACACAACAACTCTGAAGATCTGGAGCTTATGATCACTTCAGCTAGTGATACTGTAGGAGAAGACCAAATCATTGGAGGATATAATAATAGAGATTCAGTTACTATATTGATGGACTCCATCCAGAAAGACCTTAAACAAGTACCTTCCTTGCCACCTAATTGCAGCCTATTCCGAGTTCCCACCCCACTGCGCAAAGTAAAACCAGAAGCCTACACACCTCGCATGGTCTCCATCGGCCCTTATCATCGTTCCGAGAAACACTTACAGCCCATGGAAGCACAAAAGTTGCGGTGTTTAAATGATTTTCTCTGCCGGGAATCTCCGGCAACATTGGATGATTATGTTAAGGCTATGATAGAATTGGAAGAAATGCAGAAATCATCCAATTCAAATCTGAATGAGTTTGTGAAAATAATGACATTTGATGGTTGCTTCATACTTGAGCTCATCATTAGGACTAATTTAAAGAAGAGGAGTGATTTATATGAGCCTAAACACCGCGATGATCCGATATTGAATGCGACATGGATGTCTTATGTTATAAAGGGTGACCTAATTCTACTTGAAAATCAGCTTCCCTTCTTTGTTCTTGAGCATCTATACAACCTATTCACAGGGAATTCTTATTCAAACGGACTTGGTTCATTCACTTCCATTGCCTGTCTATTCTTTGAAGATTTCGTGCCACAACCCCAAACCATTACCGCCGAAAGTTCTCGATTTCGACCCATTTTTGAAGTAGCCAAGAATATGATAAGGAGGTCAAAGAAGGAAGATCAGGTAGGGGTAGTTGCGCTGCTAATCAAGGCGGCGAAACAAGTGGAAGAACCAGAAGACAAATCCCAAGCAAAGCATTTGCTTGCTTTTGTACGAGATTTACTCCTCCAATCACCCTTAAGGAGTCCACTGAATCCAGGAGACTCTTCGCATATCCGTAGTGCAACAGAGCTCCATGAGGCCAGTGTCAAGTTTGAGAAGGGGTTGAAGCCATGCTTGTCAGACATAAAATTCAACAATGGAGTGTTGAAAATTCCAACCATGAAAATTGAGAATTGGACAGAGCCTCTACTTCGAAACCTTATTGCCTTTGAGGATAATTATATCACAGCTTATGCTGCCTTCATTGATGGCCTTATCAACTCTCCCAAGGATGTTGAGTTGCTTCAGAAGAAGGAAACTATTGAGAGCTTGCTTGGTGACCCAAAAGAATTGGTTGCCTTATTTACTAGTCTTCTCAAATAGGTTTCTCCTAGTGTAATAGatggtaatttttatttttctggagtTTGCCATGAAGTGGAGAAATATTACAAGATCCCAAGTCACAAATGGAAGGCAAGTTTGATCCTCAACTATAGTAACACTCCATGGGCATTTATTTCATTCCTTGCTGCAGTATCTCTCCTCATTTTGATAGTAATACTAACCCTTTGTTCCATCCTACAAGTGATATGAAGACAGTATCCGCTATGGAAGTTGAGGTTGTTAGAGATGGATTCTATTGGCCAAGTCTTtgtgtttttctattttagttatcTTTATTGATTGTTGGTAGAGCAAACAcgaagaaatacaaaaataaatcaagacAAATCCCACAACACATGGATCTAGCCATTAGTTGTGAAATAGATTGGGCCTCATGACATTGTTGTCCTTTAAATCCTCACTAGAAATTTGGCAACCTAATAGTGTATTTTTGAAATAGACCGACATCGTCTCGACATGTCGTGGGTTTGAAAACACATATGTATGTAAGCTTATAATAAAACATGGCAATGACATAC
It encodes the following:
- the LOC122087593 gene encoding UPF0481 protein At3g47200-like gives rise to the protein MAHVTYPGRGHNNSEDLELMITSASDTVGEDQIIGGYNNRDSVTILMDSIQKDLKQVPSLPPNCSLFRVPTPLRKVKPEAYTPRMVSIGPYHRSEKHLQPMEAQKLRCLNDFLCRESPATLDDYVKAMIELEEMQKSSNSNLNEFVKIMTFDGCFILELIIRTNLKKRSDLYEPKHRDDPILNATWMSYVIKGDLILLENQLPFFVLEHLYNLFTGNSYSNGLGSFTSIACLFFEDFVPQPQTITAESSRFRPIFEVAKNMIRRSKKEDQVGVVALLIKAAKQVEEPEDKSQAKHLLAFVRDLLLQSPLRSPLNPGDSSHIRSATELHEASVKFEKGLKPCLSDIKFNNGVLKIPTMKIENWTEPLLRNLIAFEDNYITAYAAFIDGLINSPKDVELLQKKETIESLLGDPKELVALFTSLLK